A region of the Prosthecodimorpha staleyi genome:
CGCTCGGCGTTGCCGCGACCGATATCGACCGCCGCGCCACGGTCTCCGACCGGCTGATGCGCCCGCCGCGCGGGCTGATCCCCAAGCGCGGACAGTTGCCGCCGGCCGAGCGGACGCGGCTCTTCGCCGAGATGGCCGAGCGGGTCAACTGCACGGTGGCGCGCGTCGCCGACGCGGAGGCGATCCCCGAAGCGGTCGCCGACTATCTGCGCGGCCGCAACCTGCCGGCGGCCCTGCGCCGGGGCGCCGATCCGCGCCTCGCCGCCCTGCCCTGGGACGGCCAGCCGCAGCTCGCCGTCTCGGTCGGCCCGTCGGACGGGCAGGACCTGGTCGGCCTCAGCCATGCCTTCGCGGGCGTGGCGGAGACCGGGACGCTGGTGCTCGTGTCCGGCGAGGACAACCCGACTACGCTCAACTTCCTGCCCGAATACCACATCGTGGTGGTCCGGGCGGAGGAGATCGAGAGCGACACCGAGACGGTCTGGGACCGGCTGCGACGGGTCTACGGCAAGGGCGTGATGCCGCGCACCGTCAACATGGTGACCGGCCCGTCGCGCTCCGGCGACATCGAGCAGACCATCCTGCTCGGCGCCCATGGCCCGCGCAGCCTGCACATCCTCGTGGTCGGCGCCGCCGACTGACGATCCCCCGGCGGGCCGGCCTGTACCGGAGGCCGATGCTGCGGCCGGCCTGCACCGGCCGGGCCGTGGATCAGGGCGCGAGGCAGATCGTTACGCCGTGGCCGGCATCGGTCGCGGCGGCGCCGCAGGGGCGACCGGTCGGCGCCGGAACGTCATGGCCGGTCGGCCAGGCCGCGGGAGGCCAGGCCGGCACGACGGCGCCGCCGACAGGGCGGGTTCCATCCACGGCAGCCGGACTGCCGCCTGCGCCGTTGGCCGGGCCGGCCGCGGCGGCGCCGCCAAGCCAGGCGATCGGCATCGGTTCGCCGGTGCGCAGGAAATGCACGGCGACGCCAAGCGCACCGGCACCGAACAGAATTTCGAAGGCCAGGCTGGTCGCGGCCAGGGCGGAGCCGACGTCGCGGACCCGCCCGAGCGTGCGCAGGACCATGCCGCCCGAGATGGCGACGGCGAACCAGGCCGCGCCGTAGGTGAAGGTCTCGGTGATTGCCATCGCCACCCCCTCGTCTCCGACGCCGCTTCCGGGCGTGCGGTATGGTTAACGATGGCACAATCGCGGCGGTTGCGGATGGGGGGCGCCGGCCCCTCGGCCTGCAATGCGTTTGCCGCCCCAAAGAATGCGCCGCGCGACCGGGAAAAGTCTCCGTCGGGCCACAGTCGCGCGTTAACCTTTGCGCGTGAGAGCAGGTCCGATCCCGCTGGATTCACCGGCGCGAAAGGGAAATGCTCGAAAGTCAAAGGCTTGAGCGGCACCCGCGCCCACACCATGGCGGCCGGCGCCGGCTTCGGGGTCTCGCGGTCGGCCGGCGTCCAGGGGGCGCGGCCGGAACAGGGCTGGCGGCATGGCGAATTGGTTCGAGCGTTGGTTCGGACGCAGGCGGGATCGAGAACCGGAGCCCAGGCCGGCGTCGGGTCCGCGCGGTCCGATCGACCCGTCCACGGCCATGAGCGGGGGCAGCTTTCCGGCTCCGGCGGGACCAGCGCTGCCTGCGGCCGCAGGAACGTCCGGCAGTGCCGCAGCCATGGCGGCCGCCGCGGCCGGCGGCGTGCTGATCGGCGCCGACATTCTCGCCCGCCACGGCGATCACGCCACGCCGGCAGCAACCCACGATGCGCGCGCGGACGCGCCGGGCGACCAGGACGGACAGCGGGGCGAAGCCGGCTCCGCCGCCCATGCCGGACCGGACGGCGGGCACGAACATGACACAGGCGATCACGGCACGGGCGATCACACCATGGACGGCCAGGCCGGTCCCGGCGATGACGGCTCGGGCGATGCGGGCGGACATCATGCCGGGCATGGCGATGCCTATGGCCAGCACGACGCCGCGCCGGCCACCCCACTCTCGGAGCCCGCCGGAAGTGCCGGGCCGGGAGGCGACAGCGACGGAGGCGACCACCATGGCACGGACACCCACGGATCGTCGGCGCCGGACTTCGCCGGTTTCCACGGCGGGGACTCAGGCGGCGGCCCCATCGATTCCGGCGCCGGATCGCCCGGCGGCTGGTGAGGACGGGGGCGACGGCCACCTGCAGAACCGGGTCGATCCGCTCGGCGCGCTGTTCCGCAGCGCCGCCCGCGGCCTGTTCATGGGCAATCGCGGCGGCCGCATCCACGATCCCGGGACCCGAGAACTGGTGCCGGCGCGGCGCTGGGTCTCGAAGGCCTGGATCTGCTGCGAAATCGCCTTTCGCGAGCGCAGCCGCACGGTCTGGGGCGAGAGCTATACCGAACTCTTCTTCCTCGACGAGGTGACGGCGCTCGCCGCCGGCCACCGCCCGTGCTTCGAATGCCGGCGGCAGGCCGCGCAGGATTTCGCCGCCGCCTTCGGACGGGGCAACGGCCTCGCCGCGCCGCCCACTGCCGGCCACATGGACGCGATCCTGCACCAGGAACGCGTCGGCACCGAGCCGGGCGACCGGCGCGAGAAGCGGCTCTACGTCGCCTTCATCGACACACTGCCGGACGGAGCGGCGATCGCCTCGGACGGCCCCGACCGTCAGATCTTCGCGGTGCGCGGTCCCTACATGCTGCCCTGGTCACCGCATGGCTGGGGCGCGCCCTTGCCGCGGCCCAAGAGCCGCCTCGTCACGCTGGTCACGCCGCCCTCCACCGTGATGGCCCTGAAGGCCGGCTACCGGCCGGTCTGGCATCCGAGCGCGGCGACCGAGGCCTTCGACCGCCGCCATCCCGGCAGTGCCGCGGCCTGAGCACTCCCGCACCGAACCGGACGGCCGATTGATGCGCATCAAGGCGCCCCCCGAAGCGCTTTGGAATAGTCCCGCGTGCCGGAGCCCGTGATCATCCGGGCTCCGGACAGGAACCTGCGTGACGGGAGTATGGCCATGAAATCGCTGCTTCCCAATCTCTGGGGTCAGGATGCGCGCGATCCGTTCCGGTCGCTGCGCGATGAAATCGATCAGGTCTTCGAGAGCTTCGGCCGCGGACTGCCGGCCGGCCTGAAGGGGCTCGCGACGCCGCGCTTTCCCGCGCTCGATGTCGCCGAGACGGCCGACGCGATCGAGGTGACCGCGGAACTGCCCGGCGTCGACGAGAAGG
Encoded here:
- a CDS encoding LutC/YkgG family protein, which produces MSRDAILSRIRRSLGVAATDIDRRATVSDRLMRPPRGLIPKRGQLPPAERTRLFAEMAERVNCTVARVADAEAIPEAVADYLRGRNLPAALRRGADPRLAALPWDGQPQLAVSVGPSDGQDLVGLSHAFAGVAETGTLVLVSGEDNPTTLNFLPEYHIVVVRAEEIESDTETVWDRLRRVYGKGVMPRTVNMVTGPSRSGDIEQTILLGAHGPRSLHILVVGAAD